Proteins encoded within one genomic window of Bacillota bacterium:
- a CDS encoding Asp-tRNA(Asn)/Glu-tRNA(Gln) amidotransferase GatCAB subunit C: MKGTLATIKELAACVRLELSHKEEKYLLGQLNLMLDIMVKLRQLDVATTGSALHLSIGPDVLRDDRVGPSLACEEILESVLLLPEKNKNNLP; encoded by the coding sequence ATGAAAGGTACACTTGCCACGATCAAGGAACTGGCAGCATGCGTGCGTCTTGAACTGAGTCACAAAGAAGAAAAATATCTTCTGGGGCAGTTGAATTTGATGCTCGACATCATGGTCAAATTGCGCCAGCTCGATGTCGCAACAACCGGATCTGCCCTGCATCTTTCCATTGGCCCTGACGTGCTGAGGGATGACAGGGTCGGCCCTTCTCTTGCTTGCGAGGAAATACTGGAAAGCGTTCTTCTGCTCCCGGAAAAAAATAAAAATAACTTGCCATAA
- a CDS encoding phosphoribosylaminoimidazolesuccinocarboxamide synthase, protein MKLLLTGKTKDIYVLKDGNYLLKFKDDLTGTDGKFDPGANTIGLSVEGAGRAGLGISKLFFEILEERGIPTHYIDADIEKASMIVKPAEIFGKGIEVICRYRAVGSFLRRYGLYVEEGEPLDAFVEITLKDDKRGDPPISADALEMLGILSPDEYRTLKEMTREIAGIIKEELARKDAELYDIKLEFGRVGKDRQITLIDEISGGCMRAYRKDGTCIEPLELEKLLLETEK, encoded by the coding sequence ATGAAACTACTATTGACGGGCAAGACCAAGGATATCTATGTTCTGAAAGACGGAAATTATCTGCTTAAATTCAAAGATGACCTGACCGGAACAGACGGCAAGTTTGATCCGGGTGCAAACACCATCGGTTTATCGGTGGAGGGAGCCGGCAGGGCCGGCCTGGGAATTAGCAAGTTGTTTTTTGAGATTCTGGAAGAGAGGGGAATACCGACTCATTATATCGATGCCGATATAGAAAAGGCATCGATGATCGTCAAACCCGCGGAAATTTTCGGCAAAGGGATCGAGGTGATTTGCCGTTACAGGGCCGTGGGCAGTTTTTTGCGCCGCTACGGTCTGTATGTCGAGGAAGGAGAGCCCCTCGATGCTTTTGTGGAAATCACCCTCAAGGATGACAAACGCGGCGATCCGCCGATCAGCGCCGATGCTCTGGAGATGTTGGGAATACTCTCCCCGGATGAATACCGAACATTGAAAGAGATGACCAGGGAAATTGCCGGCATCATCAAGGAAGAACTTGCCCGGAAAGATGCCGAATTGTATGACATCAAGCTTGAGTTCGGCAGGGTGGGTAAAGACAGGCAGATCACCTTGATCGATGAAATATCGGGGGGATGCATGAGGGCCTATCGCAAGGACGGCACCTGTATCGAGCCCCTGGAACTGGAAAAACTTTTGCTGGAAACAGAAAAATAG
- a CDS encoding long-chain fatty acid--CoA ligase, which translates to MTQFKENNIAAVFQNKAARYREKAYAMYRKGGEGGPYTDISWSEMNEMVKGLSYYLLSRGVEKGDRIAIFSDNRYEWHVAALAINSIGAVDVPIYATNSTEEAEFILADSSATICLCGSVDQLERVLKVRDNLTDLKEYIVFDDYSGGAEGVKTFTQSLAEGKANPAEDEFVNRLNSIQSDDLSTLLYTSGTTGDPKGVMLTHNNLYSNVENTLHDMVDKKTGKPLLTEDDLFLSFLPLSHSLERTAGFHGALTRGAKTAFAVNINTLLDDFVEVRPTIIISVPRIYEKVHAGILANIAGSSALKKVFFNFATKQARLNIDKVCKDQEINSFKYKLADKLVFSTLKETLGMDRLRFAISGGAPLSQDDCEFFVGMGFKILEGFGLTETSPITHFNRPWHMKPGTVGLPIKNTEARISADGELLIKGPQVMAGYYKNKEATEEVMTPDGFFKTGDMGEIDEEGFLKITGRIKDIIVTAGGKNISPQNIENSVKGSRFVEQIAIIGDRRRFLSALIVPAFPELEAWAKQQGISFTDSSALLTNPQVLDLYRKEIDEHTTQFARVEQIRQFTLIKAEWSQETGELTPTQKIKRKVVSEKYAPQIDAMYDVENTG; encoded by the coding sequence ATGACTCAGTTCAAGGAAAACAACATCGCTGCCGTCTTTCAAAACAAAGCAGCCAGGTACAGGGAAAAGGCTTACGCCATGTACAGAAAAGGAGGGGAAGGAGGGCCTTACACCGACATTTCATGGAGCGAAATGAATGAAATGGTCAAAGGGCTTTCTTACTACCTTCTTTCCCGGGGTGTAGAAAAGGGCGACCGGATCGCGATATTTTCCGATAATCGTTACGAATGGCACGTAGCCGCTCTGGCCATAAATTCAATTGGGGCAGTCGATGTGCCTATCTATGCCACCAATTCAACCGAAGAAGCAGAATTTATACTGGCCGATTCCAGTGCAACAATTTGCCTCTGCGGTAGCGTAGACCAGCTGGAACGTGTTCTGAAAGTCAGGGACAATCTGACCGATTTGAAGGAATACATCGTCTTCGATGATTATAGCGGCGGCGCAGAAGGGGTCAAAACCTTTACCCAGTCCCTGGCCGAGGGAAAAGCCAATCCAGCAGAGGATGAGTTTGTGAATCGATTGAATTCCATCCAATCCGATGATCTTTCAACCCTGCTTTACACTTCCGGAACAACAGGAGATCCCAAAGGTGTCATGCTGACTCACAATAACCTGTATTCCAATGTCGAAAACACCCTCCATGACATGGTCGACAAAAAGACGGGGAAACCCCTGCTCACGGAAGATGATCTTTTTCTTTCGTTCCTGCCTCTGTCCCATTCACTGGAAAGGACAGCGGGATTCCATGGCGCCCTTACCAGGGGAGCCAAAACAGCCTTTGCCGTCAACATCAACACATTGCTGGATGATTTTGTTGAAGTCAGGCCTACCATCATCATCAGCGTGCCGCGCATATACGAGAAGGTACATGCCGGAATCCTGGCCAATATAGCCGGGTCCTCGGCCCTGAAAAAAGTTTTCTTCAACTTTGCCACCAAACAGGCCCGGCTCAATATTGACAAGGTCTGCAAAGACCAGGAAATCAACAGTTTCAAGTACAAACTTGCTGATAAACTTGTTTTTTCCACCCTGAAAGAAACTTTGGGAATGGACCGTCTCAGGTTTGCAATATCTGGCGGGGCGCCTCTCTCCCAGGATGATTGTGAATTCTTTGTCGGCATGGGCTTCAAAATCCTGGAAGGTTTCGGGTTGACGGAAACATCCCCCATCACCCATTTCAATCGTCCGTGGCATATGAAACCTGGCACCGTGGGCTTGCCTATCAAAAATACCGAAGCCAGAATATCGGCCGACGGTGAGCTTCTGATCAAAGGGCCCCAGGTTATGGCCGGATATTACAAAAATAAGGAAGCAACAGAAGAAGTCATGACCCCGGATGGTTTTTTCAAAACGGGGGACATGGGGGAAATCGATGAAGAAGGTTTCTTGAAGATTACCGGGCGGATCAAAGACATCATCGTCACTGCCGGTGGGAAAAATATCTCCCCACAGAACATCGAGAATAGCGTCAAGGGTTCCCGTTTCGTCGAGCAGATAGCAATTATCGGTGATAGGCGCCGTTTCCTCTCGGCCCTCATCGTTCCGGCATTTCCGGAACTGGAAGCCTGGGCCAAACAACAAGGGATTTCTTTTACAGATTCCTCCGCCTTGCTTACCAATCCGCAGGTACTGGATCTGTATCGGAAAGAAATCGATGAGCACACGACTCAATTTGCCAGGGTGGAACAGATCAGGCAGTTTACACTGATCAAGGCGGAATGGTCCCAGGAAACGGGCGAACTTACCCCCACCCAGAAGATAAAGAGGAAAGTGGTCAGTGAAAAATATGCTCCCCAGATCGATGCCATGTACGATGTGGAGAATACCGGATGA